AGGTCTCCCAAGACCAATGCACATGTTGAAAGGTTCATACAGACGGTGGAGAAGGAACTGTGGATGATAGAAGGGACTGAGCCGACAGTTGATGAAATGAACAGGAAACTATTTAGGTATCTAAGCTTTTACAACTTCGTTAGGCCTCATCAAGGTCTTGGTTATAAGACTCCAGTAGAGAAGTTTGAGGAATATATTAAAAAACTCCAGGGTGTCCACCATGTATTGAACGAGAACACAATATTGACAATAACTAATATTCGTGACTAAAATAAAAAATGTAAATAAAAATAGGAGGGAGCTATGAGGAGGGAACTTTTGGCCAGTACCGTCTTTATACTTGCCCTTTCTCTCAATGCCTTGGGACACCCAGATGTAACTTTGAAGGACCAGTTTGGAAATCCAGTTGACCAGTCAAAGCTTCCTGTTGATGTTAGGAAAAGTTGTGGTTCATGTCACGACATCGACTTTATTGGAACTGCCTACCACTTTCAACAAGGAAGATTGGCAATTCTCTCGAAGGACATTTACGAGAAGAACTACTACAGTAAGTACGGCGATACACAGTTTACAAATGGCCTTCCTAAGGAATTGAATAAACTTGATATGGGTATGTATGGAAAGCTCTGACCTCCTGCCTACCGCCAGTTGGCGCCGGTAGAAGGAACAAACCCTGGAACCGTTGACTTAACAACTCCAAACTATGCATTCAAGTGTGGAATGTGTCACCCCGGTGGTGGTCCACTTGAGAAGGATAGAAACGACAATTTCCTATACGAGAAAACGTTGGATGAAATCCAGTCAATCTTTGACAGCGGTAAAATTCCCGGTGACTATGCCCTTTGGAGCTCCAAGGATAAGAAATTTGTTCCATACGATTGGAAAGTTCAGGTTGGAAATCAAACAATAAACAATACCATGGCTCCAGCATGTTTTCTCTGCCACTCAAAGCTTGATTCAATTAAGAGTCATAATGGAATCCTAAACTATAGGATATCTGTTGCGAAGCTTCACTATTTGGCTGGAGCCGATACAGCTGCAAGTGGTTTGGCTCAGCTAAATATGTCAACGAAGGAATTTACATACAACACCTCTCTTGACGTTGATAACTCTATAAGTGGCATTCAGATTAACCACAATGTAATCGGCAAAGCAAACGACCAACACTGTAGCCAGTGTCACGGTGGTGG
The window above is part of the Balnearium lithotrophicum genome. Proteins encoded here:
- a CDS encoding integrase core domain-containing protein, which gives rise to RSPKTNAHVERFIQTVEKELWMIEGTEPTVDEMNRKLFRYLSFYNFVRPHQGLGYKTPVEKFEEYIKKLQGVHHVLNENTILTITNIRD